Proteins co-encoded in one Christiangramia fulva genomic window:
- a CDS encoding ATP-dependent DNA ligase → MAAFAELIRKLDSTNKTSLKVDALTEYFKNAPPKDKVWTIAILSHRRPPRPVNTTLMREWASELANIPLWLFEESYHIVGDLAETIALVIPNSESTTEKSLNQFLQEIVDLKPLSEEEKKEYLFENWRNLNYYERFVFTKLITGSFRIGVSQKLMTRALSKATDIDEDILAYKMMGNWDPSKTSFNSLILEENEEDYLSKPYPFYLAYAIEDEPEELGDPSIWSAEHKWDGIRSQVIVRNNELFVWSRGEELVTDKYPEFEAFVGVIPNGTVIDGEILPFPKGQIGTFKDLQTRIGRKNVTKNLLKKTPVILKAYDLLEWDGEDIREMAFEERRKILERLHQEVSAEKFPLHLSEYITFESWKEAAEERERAREVMSEGLMLKRLDSPYLVGRKKGDWWKWKVDPLTIDAVLTYAMRGHGRRSNLFTDYTFGLWDEEKQELVTFAKAYSGLTDEEFRKLDAWIKKNTLEKFGPVRSVTPHHVFEIAFEGIAESKRHKSGVATRFPRILRWRTDKKIEDANTLEDLKALIP, encoded by the coding sequence ATGGCGGCATTTGCCGAACTCATCCGGAAACTTGACAGCACTAATAAAACCAGCCTTAAAGTCGACGCGCTTACCGAATATTTCAAAAACGCACCGCCAAAAGATAAGGTTTGGACCATTGCGATTCTCAGTCATCGCCGGCCGCCCCGTCCGGTTAATACTACTTTGATGCGGGAATGGGCTTCAGAACTGGCAAATATCCCACTGTGGCTTTTTGAGGAATCTTATCATATTGTAGGCGACCTCGCTGAAACCATCGCGCTGGTCATTCCAAATTCCGAAAGTACCACCGAAAAATCACTCAACCAGTTCCTTCAGGAAATTGTCGATTTGAAACCGCTTTCAGAAGAAGAAAAAAAAGAATACCTGTTCGAAAACTGGCGAAATCTTAATTACTACGAACGCTTCGTTTTTACCAAACTTATTACGGGAAGTTTCCGCATAGGGGTGAGTCAAAAGCTCATGACAAGAGCTCTTTCAAAAGCTACCGATATCGATGAAGATATTCTCGCGTATAAGATGATGGGAAACTGGGATCCTTCGAAAACCAGTTTCAATAGTCTTATTCTGGAAGAAAATGAGGAGGATTATTTGTCCAAACCCTATCCGTTCTATTTGGCCTATGCGATTGAGGACGAACCGGAAGAACTTGGCGATCCGTCAATCTGGAGCGCCGAGCATAAATGGGATGGGATCCGCTCCCAGGTGATCGTGCGCAATAATGAGCTTTTCGTTTGGAGTCGTGGCGAAGAACTTGTCACCGATAAATATCCCGAATTCGAGGCATTTGTGGGAGTGATTCCCAACGGAACGGTGATCGACGGGGAAATTCTCCCTTTTCCGAAAGGGCAAATTGGAACTTTTAAAGACCTGCAAACCCGAATCGGGAGAAAGAACGTGACCAAAAATCTGCTTAAAAAAACACCTGTAATTCTGAAGGCTTATGATCTGCTGGAATGGGATGGTGAAGATATCAGGGAAATGGCTTTTGAGGAAAGGCGGAAAATTCTTGAAAGATTACACCAGGAGGTCTCTGCGGAAAAATTTCCGTTACATCTTTCCGAATATATCACTTTTGAAAGCTGGAAAGAAGCTGCGGAAGAGAGAGAACGAGCGCGGGAAGTCATGTCGGAAGGATTGATGCTGAAAAGGCTTGATTCACCTTACCTGGTGGGCCGAAAAAAAGGTGACTGGTGGAAATGGAAAGTAGATCCGCTTACCATCGATGCGGTTTTAACCTACGCCATGCGGGGGCACGGGAGAAGAAGCAATCTTTTTACCGATTATACCTTCGGACTCTGGGATGAGGAAAAACAGGAACTTGTGACTTTTGCGAAGGCTTATTCGGGCTTAACCGACGAGGAGTTCCGAAAATTAGATGCCTGGATCAAGAAAAATACCCTGGAGAAATTCGGGCCGGTACGAAGCGTAACGCCACATCACGTTTTCGAAATTGCTTTTGAAGGCATCGCCGAATCAAAACGTCATAAAAGCGGCGTAGCGACAAGGTTCCCCAGAATTTTGCGATGGCGAACCGATAAAAAAATAGAAGATGCCAACACCCTCGAAGATCTCAAGGCTTTGATCCCCTGA
- a CDS encoding ligase-associated DNA damage response exonuclease — translation MKTPLLVFNDKGIYCAAADVYLDPWRPVEKAIISHGHADHARWGHKKYITHQSNVPVIKHRLGDIEVAGKEWNETFNINNVKFSLHPAGHIIGSSQIRVEHKGEVWVFTGDYKTEDDGVAVPYEPVKCDTFITECTFGLPAFKWTPQEQVMNDINEWWQQNKEDERTSILFGYSLGKAQRLLKHLDTSIGKIYTHGAIENMTEVLRSQANFPETIRITRETKKEEIKGNIVLAPPSAHGSTWIRKMVPYVTASASGWMTFRGARRRRAIDRGFVLSDHCDWQGLLTSIKETGCEKVICTHGYTDIFSRYLREQAYDARTEETQYEGETGQLESDKEKDNE, via the coding sequence ATGAAAACACCTTTACTGGTATTTAATGACAAAGGTATTTACTGCGCTGCCGCCGACGTATATCTCGATCCCTGGCGCCCGGTGGAAAAGGCCATCATTTCTCATGGCCATGCCGATCATGCTCGTTGGGGACATAAAAAATACATCACGCACCAAAGCAATGTTCCTGTTATCAAGCATCGATTAGGTGATATTGAAGTAGCCGGAAAAGAGTGGAATGAAACCTTTAACATTAATAATGTGAAATTTTCGCTGCATCCTGCAGGGCATATCATCGGTTCATCTCAAATCCGGGTGGAGCATAAGGGCGAAGTCTGGGTTTTTACAGGAGATTATAAAACTGAAGATGACGGCGTGGCGGTGCCCTACGAGCCGGTAAAATGTGACACTTTTATTACTGAATGCACCTTTGGACTGCCCGCTTTTAAATGGACGCCACAGGAGCAGGTGATGAACGATATCAATGAGTGGTGGCAACAGAATAAAGAGGATGAAAGGACTTCAATTTTATTTGGTTATTCTCTCGGAAAAGCCCAGCGTTTGCTGAAACATCTGGATACTTCCATCGGGAAGATTTATACCCACGGAGCAATTGAAAATATGACGGAAGTTCTAAGGTCTCAGGCTAATTTTCCGGAAACTATCAGAATTACCCGCGAGACCAAAAAGGAGGAAATTAAAGGAAATATTGTTCTCGCTCCACCCAGCGCTCACGGCTCGACCTGGATCCGGAAGATGGTTCCGTATGTGACCGCTTCGGCCAGCGGCTGGATGACTTTTAGAGGTGCACGCCGAAGAAGAGCGATCGACCGCGGATTTGTACTTAGCGATCACTGTGACTGGCAGGGACTGCTGACCTCCATCAAAGAAACCGGCTGTGAAAAAGTGATCTGTACGCATGGTTATACCGATATTTTTTCCCGGTATCTGCGGGAACAGGCTTATGACGCGCGAACCGAAGAAACTCAGTATGAAGGAGAAACCGGACAGCTGGAAAGCGATAAGGAAAAGGATAATGAGTAA
- a CDS encoding TerB family tellurite resistance protein codes for MSFSDLFGSGEHLRNLSHFASIVNLAAIDGEINEKEEALLRRFARKLDISEEEYSKVMENPKLFPLVGYNSVEKRLERLHDLFRIIYADHDIDEEESELVKRYAIGLGFSSQASEGIIKRSIQIFSGQLSFEDYRYLLEKERA; via the coding sequence ATGTCTTTTTCAGATTTGTTTGGCTCAGGAGAGCATTTAAGAAATTTAAGCCACTTTGCTTCTATCGTAAATCTCGCCGCGATAGACGGTGAGATCAATGAAAAGGAGGAAGCGCTGTTACGCCGTTTTGCCCGAAAACTCGACATCAGCGAAGAGGAATATTCCAAAGTGATGGAAAACCCAAAACTCTTCCCTTTAGTTGGGTATAACAGCGTGGAAAAAAGGCTTGAAAGACTGCACGATCTTTTCAGGATCATTTATGCCGATCATGATATTGACGAAGAAGAATCTGAACTTGTCAAACGTTACGCTATCGGTCTTGGCTTTTCAAGTCAGGCTTCAGAAGGTATTATCAAACGATCCATTCAGATCTTCAGCGGGCAGCTGAGTTTCGAAGACTACCGTTATTTACTGGAAAAGGAAAGGGCGTGA
- the fbp gene encoding class 1 fructose-bisphosphatase: protein MPTPKQTLGEFIIENQADFPYSSGELSRLINSLRLAAKVVNHEVNKAGLVDILGANGETNVQGEDQQKLDVYANRKFIQTLTNREIVCGIASEESDDFIQISGQNRDNKNKYVVLMDPLDGSSNIDVNVSVGTIFSIYRRVTPIGTPVQLEDFLQPGNLQVAAGYIIYGTSTMLVYTTGHGVNGFTLNPALGSWYLSHPNMKFPENGSIYSINEGNYVHFPQGVKDYIKYCQEEKEDRPYTSRYIGSMVSDIHRNMIKGGIFIYPKTSKAPEGKLRLLYECNPIAFITEQAGGNASDGFQRILDIKPAELHQRTPFFCGSKKMVEKAEEFMKRSDEKNQSHALSFSSK, encoded by the coding sequence ATGCCAACACCCAAACAAACCCTGGGAGAATTCATCATCGAGAACCAGGCCGATTTCCCATATTCTTCCGGAGAACTTTCAAGATTGATCAATTCACTGCGACTGGCAGCAAAGGTAGTAAATCATGAAGTTAATAAAGCCGGATTAGTAGATATCCTCGGTGCAAATGGCGAAACCAATGTACAGGGTGAGGACCAGCAAAAGCTCGACGTGTATGCCAACCGAAAATTTATCCAGACTCTTACCAACAGAGAAATCGTATGTGGAATCGCTTCTGAAGAAAGTGATGATTTTATACAAATTTCAGGACAAAACCGGGATAATAAGAATAAATATGTAGTGTTGATGGATCCGCTCGACGGAAGCTCAAATATAGATGTGAATGTGTCGGTAGGAACTATTTTTTCTATCTATAGAAGGGTTACTCCCATTGGAACTCCGGTACAGCTTGAAGATTTTCTGCAGCCGGGGAACCTTCAGGTGGCAGCAGGTTATATTATTTATGGAACTTCTACCATGCTGGTTTATACTACCGGTCACGGGGTAAACGGTTTTACGCTCAACCCGGCTCTGGGTAGCTGGTATCTTTCACATCCGAACATGAAATTTCCTGAAAACGGATCAATTTATTCCATAAATGAAGGAAATTATGTGCATTTTCCCCAGGGAGTGAAAGATTACATAAAATATTGCCAGGAAGAGAAGGAAGACCGGCCTTATACTTCCAGGTATATTGGCTCGATGGTTTCAGATATTCACAGGAATATGATCAAGGGAGGTATTTTTATCTATCCCAAAACCTCAAAAGCACCTGAAGGAAAGTTAAGATTGTTATACGAATGCAATCCCATCGCTTTTATTACGGAACAGGCCGGAGGAAATGCCAGTGATGGTTTTCAGCGTATATTAGATATTAAACCTGCAGAATTACACCAGCGCACCCCTTTCTTCTGCGGAAGCAAAAAAATGGTCGAGAAAGCTGAAGAATTTATGAAAAGAAGTGATGAGAAAAATCAGAGTCACGCCCTTTCCTTTTCCAGTAAATAA
- a CDS encoding GNAT family N-acetyltransferase: MEINIRKAQKKDMGAVLELINELAIFEKEPDAVIIDENDLIRDGFGENPAFHCFVAEADGKIQGMALIYFRYSTWKGKTVHLEDLIVREAYRGKGLGSALYTEVIQFAADQKVKRIEWVVLNWNKPAADFYRNSGADVLEDWDTVQMHEEAMLKYLENKGRL; this comes from the coding sequence ATGGAAATTAACATTCGGAAGGCGCAAAAAAAAGATATGGGCGCTGTTTTGGAACTGATCAATGAACTGGCAATTTTTGAAAAAGAACCCGATGCGGTCATCATCGATGAGAATGATCTAATACGGGATGGTTTTGGTGAAAATCCGGCGTTTCACTGCTTTGTAGCCGAAGCCGACGGGAAGATCCAGGGTATGGCACTGATCTATTTCAGATATTCCACCTGGAAGGGAAAGACCGTTCATCTTGAAGATCTTATCGTTCGCGAGGCTTACCGCGGAAAGGGTCTTGGTTCAGCTTTGTATACAGAGGTCATCCAATTTGCAGCCGACCAGAAAGTAAAACGTATCGAATGGGTGGTACTTAACTGGAATAAACCCGCCGCCGATTTCTACCGAAACAGCGGTGCGGATGTATTGGAAGACTGGGATACGGTGCAGATGCACGAAGAAGCCATGCTGAAATATCTTGAAAATAAAGGCAGGCTTTAA
- a CDS encoding GNAT family N-acetyltransferase translates to MDYTIREARREDMPFVLELIKELAEHENHLDDVEVSVEDLEKEGFENGNFKCFVAEVAGRIEGMALVYFRFSTWKGRTVHLEDLIVRENMRGTGLGGALYQAVVKYGYEHGVKRIEWVVSEGNENAIQFYENTGAKIKETWKTVHMEESGIKKNIKKGD, encoded by the coding sequence ATGGATTATACAATACGCGAAGCCCGAAGAGAAGATATGCCTTTCGTCCTGGAACTCATCAAGGAACTGGCAGAACACGAAAATCATCTGGATGACGTGGAAGTCAGCGTTGAAGACCTTGAAAAAGAGGGGTTTGAAAATGGCAATTTCAAATGTTTTGTCGCTGAAGTTGCTGGAAGGATTGAGGGTATGGCACTCGTTTATTTCAGATTCTCAACCTGGAAAGGACGCACGGTTCACCTCGAAGATCTTATTGTACGCGAAAATATGCGCGGAACCGGCCTTGGAGGAGCCTTATATCAGGCAGTTGTAAAATATGGATATGAACATGGCGTTAAACGTATTGAATGGGTAGTTTCTGAAGGAAATGAAAACGCCATCCAGTTCTATGAAAATACGGGCGCCAAGATCAAGGAGACATGGAAGACCGTTCACATGGAAGAAAGTGGAATCAAAAAAAACATAAAAAAAGGTGATTAA
- a CDS encoding aspartate kinase: MNVFKFGGASVKDAEGVRNLINVLKETGSDNKLIVVSAMGKTTNAFEVVLKEYLAGASVPQSLIEVKEYHFSILDDLFPGKQDPVYLQVENHFRELQNFLNHNKSTQYDYVYDQIVCFGELISTTIVSAYLNSQNFRANWLDAREFLKTDSTYRDAQVNWEKTQELIQKNLDASKLNITQGFIGSDPNNFTTTLGREGSDYTAAIFAYCLNAKSVTIWKDVPGVLNADPRFFQKTQLLHQISYEEAIELAFYGASVIHPKTLQPLQRKEIPLFVRSFLNPKQEGTAVSKGHRLIPEVPCFIVKKDQVLISLSSLDFSFIVEENISEIFRLFHQYQMKVDLIQNSAISFRVCVDNRFNQLEKLIQHLKARFKVSFKTGVSLYTIRHFDDAAIQDLEKDKKVLLKQLTQNTVQLVTEN; this comes from the coding sequence ATTAATGTCTTCAAATTTGGTGGTGCCTCGGTGAAAGACGCCGAGGGAGTCAGAAATTTGATCAATGTTCTAAAAGAGACTGGCAGCGACAACAAGCTCATCGTGGTCTCGGCGATGGGAAAGACGACCAATGCCTTTGAGGTTGTATTAAAAGAATATTTAGCCGGAGCTTCTGTTCCTCAAAGCCTCATAGAAGTTAAAGAATATCACTTCAGCATTCTTGATGATCTTTTTCCTGGCAAACAGGATCCTGTTTATTTACAGGTAGAAAATCATTTCAGGGAACTTCAAAACTTTCTTAACCATAATAAATCCACGCAGTATGATTATGTTTATGACCAGATTGTGTGCTTTGGTGAACTGATCTCAACCACGATCGTTTCAGCATACCTGAATTCTCAAAATTTCAGGGCAAACTGGCTGGACGCAAGGGAATTCTTAAAAACCGACAGCACCTATCGCGATGCACAGGTAAACTGGGAAAAGACCCAGGAGCTCATTCAGAAAAACCTGGACGCATCCAAATTAAACATCACTCAGGGATTCATCGGTTCAGATCCTAATAATTTCACTACCACGCTGGGCCGCGAAGGCTCTGATTATACTGCGGCTATATTCGCTTATTGTTTGAATGCGAAAAGCGTGACCATCTGGAAAGATGTTCCGGGAGTTTTAAATGCCGATCCTCGTTTTTTTCAAAAAACACAACTGCTCCATCAAATTTCTTATGAGGAAGCGATCGAACTGGCATTTTACGGGGCTTCGGTCATTCACCCAAAAACGCTTCAGCCCTTACAGCGAAAGGAAATTCCGCTTTTTGTCCGCTCTTTTCTGAATCCAAAACAGGAAGGAACGGCTGTCAGTAAAGGCCATAGACTTATCCCGGAAGTACCCTGCTTCATTGTGAAAAAAGACCAGGTACTGATCTCTCTTTCTTCACTGGATTTTTCCTTTATTGTTGAGGAAAATATTTCAGAAATTTTCAGATTATTTCATCAATATCAGATGAAGGTTGATCTTATACAGAATTCCGCGATCAGCTTCCGCGTATGCGTGGACAACAGATTTAACCAGCTGGAAAAGCTTATCCAGCATTTAAAAGCCAGATTCAAAGTAAGCTTTAAAACCGGGGTTTCGCTCTATACGATCAGGCATTTTGATGATGCGGCCATTCAAGACCTAGAAAAGGATAAAAAAGTACTTTTAAAGCAACTTACTCAGAATACGGTGCAACTGGTTACCGAAAACTAA
- a CDS encoding GNAT family N-acyltransferase, translating into MGIVTAKEVAKVMNLDKLGFLGTGLGWVVLQTTKLSRINKEYDKRKEMEALPFIDSILQSFEIDFEIPEKDLKRIPKTGPFITISNHPLGGIDGMILMKLLLEQRSDYKIIANFLLHRLDPLRPNIMPVNPFENHKEAKSSIGGMKEALSHLRDGKALGIFPAGEVSTYRDKKMIVDKEWEPAAMKLIQKAKVPVVPIYFHAKNSVFFYRLASISDILRTAKLPSEMLTQKKRKIYVRIGNQISVEDQAQQENLESFTAFLRRKTYMLANVYERKKLFEKIPKTLKLPRSPKEIAVETSQSLMTEEIETCRRLDKRLLQSKNYEVFLAKKEIIPHILSEIGRLREITFREVGEGTNNSTDLDPFDDYYYHLFLWDNEAKKIAGAYRMGMGQEIFAEHGIDGFYLQDLFRFEPELYQMMSQSIEMGRAFIIKEYQQKPMPLFLLWKGIVHCTLRFPEHKYLIGGVSISNKFSNFSKSLMIEFMKSNYYDPYVAQYVRPKKEFKVKLKDADKDLVFDESEADLNKFDKIIDELETENLRLPVLIKKYIKQNAKVVAFNVDPLFNNAVDGLMYIRIADLPESTVKPVMEEFQKELEEKNSGHV; encoded by the coding sequence ATGGGAATCGTTACCGCCAAAGAAGTCGCTAAAGTCATGAACCTGGACAAACTGGGATTCCTGGGCACAGGTCTCGGCTGGGTGGTGCTTCAAACTACAAAGCTTTCCCGCATCAATAAAGAATACGATAAACGCAAGGAAATGGAGGCTTTGCCGTTTATCGATTCCATTCTTCAAAGCTTCGAGATCGACTTTGAAATTCCCGAAAAAGATCTGAAACGTATTCCGAAAACCGGACCTTTTATTACCATTTCCAACCATCCCCTGGGCGGAATTGACGGAATGATTTTGATGAAATTGCTTCTTGAACAACGCTCAGACTATAAGATCATCGCTAATTTTTTACTGCACAGGCTCGATCCGCTCCGGCCAAATATTATGCCTGTGAATCCTTTTGAAAATCACAAGGAAGCAAAATCGAGTATTGGAGGAATGAAGGAGGCGCTTTCACATTTGCGAGACGGGAAAGCGCTGGGAATTTTTCCCGCCGGCGAGGTTTCGACCTATCGGGATAAAAAAATGATCGTCGATAAAGAATGGGAACCTGCAGCCATGAAGCTCATCCAAAAGGCAAAGGTGCCGGTGGTCCCTATTTATTTTCATGCCAAGAACAGCGTTTTTTTCTATAGACTGGCATCTATAAGCGATATTCTGAGAACAGCCAAGCTGCCTAGCGAAATGCTGACCCAGAAAAAGCGAAAAATATATGTGAGAATTGGCAACCAGATCTCTGTTGAAGATCAGGCGCAACAGGAAAATCTGGAATCATTTACCGCTTTTTTACGCCGAAAAACCTATATGCTTGCCAATGTTTATGAGCGTAAGAAATTATTTGAAAAAATTCCGAAGACACTAAAATTGCCAAGATCACCAAAGGAAATTGCCGTGGAAACAAGCCAGTCTTTAATGACCGAAGAGATCGAAACCTGCAGAAGACTGGATAAAAGGCTGCTTCAAAGCAAAAATTACGAGGTGTTTCTCGCGAAAAAAGAGATCATCCCTCATATACTTTCAGAAATTGGCCGATTAAGAGAGATCACCTTTCGGGAAGTGGGTGAAGGCACCAATAATAGCACAGACCTTGATCCGTTTGACGATTATTACTACCATCTTTTCCTGTGGGACAACGAGGCAAAGAAAATAGCCGGAGCCTATCGAATGGGAATGGGCCAGGAAATTTTTGCCGAACATGGAATTGATGGCTTCTATCTGCAGGATCTTTTCAGGTTTGAACCTGAGCTGTACCAGATGATGAGCCAGTCGATCGAAATGGGCCGGGCATTCATCATTAAAGAATACCAGCAAAAACCCATGCCCCTATTCCTTTTATGGAAAGGAATTGTGCACTGTACCTTGAGATTTCCCGAGCATAAATACCTCATTGGTGGAGTAAGCATCAGCAATAAGTTTAGCAATTTTTCCAAATCGCTGATGATCGAATTCATGAAATCGAACTATTACGATCCTTATGTCGCCCAGTATGTAAGGCCTAAAAAAGAATTTAAGGTAAAGCTGAAAGACGCCGATAAAGACCTGGTATTTGATGAAAGTGAAGCCGATTTGAATAAATTCGACAAGATCATCGATGAGCTGGAAACCGAAAACCTTCGACTGCCGGTGCTCATCAAAAAATACATTAAGCAGAATGCGAAAGTTGTGGCTTTTAATGTGGATCCGCTGTTTAATAACGCCGTAGACGGGCTCATGTACATTCGTATCGCCGATCTTCCGGAAAGTACCGTAAAACCGGTGATGGAAGAGTTTCAGAAGGAACTGGAAGAAAAGAATTCAGGACACGTTTGA
- a CDS encoding SDR family oxidoreductase — MEKILIAGATGDTGKRVIEILNNSQNFTPVAMIRDEAQQQIFDDMEVETVHADLEKEVDHALKGIDKVIFAAGSGGHTGPEKTTAVDQDGAIKLIDAAKKAKVKKFIMLSAMGTDKPEENKELEHYLKAKKKADDHLKASGLTYTIVRPGRLTHDMGVAKVKVAEKLNERGEIARDDVAFLLVMSLADPLVKNMEFEALEGDEPIKQALIEISDL, encoded by the coding sequence ATGGAAAAAATACTTATAGCCGGCGCTACCGGCGATACCGGAAAACGAGTTATAGAAATTCTTAACAACTCGCAAAACTTTACTCCTGTTGCCATGATCAGAGACGAAGCGCAGCAACAGATCTTTGATGATATGGAAGTGGAAACAGTGCATGCCGATTTGGAAAAGGAGGTTGACCACGCCTTAAAAGGAATTGATAAGGTGATCTTCGCCGCAGGTTCGGGCGGTCATACAGGTCCCGAGAAGACTACTGCCGTTGACCAGGATGGAGCAATAAAGCTGATAGATGCAGCAAAAAAGGCTAAGGTTAAAAAATTTATCATGCTCAGTGCAATGGGAACCGATAAGCCCGAAGAAAATAAAGAGCTGGAACATTATTTAAAAGCCAAGAAAAAGGCTGATGATCACCTTAAAGCCAGCGGACTTACTTACACGATTGTGCGCCCGGGACGACTTACCCACGACATGGGAGTTGCCAAAGTTAAGGTGGCTGAAAAATTAAATGAAAGGGGGGAAATTGCACGTGATGACGTGGCTTTTCTTTTGGTGATGAGCCTGGCAGATCCGTTAGTGAAAAATATGGAATTCGAGGCCCTCGAAGGTGATGAACCTATTAAACAGGCGTTGATCGAAATTTCAGATCTATAG
- a CDS encoding 2-hydroxyacid dehydrogenase has protein sequence MIILHADTNHPALIKKLAEAGHHNIEAYQQSREETLQNQHLYDGIVIRSRYKIDREFIDAAPNLKFIARVGAGLESIDVDYAEKHGIKLFSAPEGNANAVGEHSLGMLLSLFNKLNKADREVREGLWQREENRGVELDGKTVGLFGYGNMGKAFAKKLRGFEVDVIFYDIKKGIADENARQVEYDEFFEKADVVSLHVPWTEKTNQMVNSEFISKFRKPFWFINTSRGKNVVTADLVEALKEGKIYGAGLDVLEYEKSSFESLFSNPNNIAIRAADPIPKAMRELMFMPNTLLSPHVAGWTKESHRKLAEVIADKIIKEFGEGDYKEEQL, from the coding sequence ATGATCATTCTTCACGCTGATACCAATCATCCGGCATTAATTAAAAAGCTGGCTGAAGCGGGACATCACAACATTGAAGCTTACCAGCAATCCAGAGAAGAAACTTTACAGAACCAGCATCTTTACGACGGGATCGTCATTCGAAGTCGTTATAAGATCGATCGTGAATTCATCGATGCTGCTCCAAACCTCAAATTTATTGCCCGCGTGGGTGCCGGTTTGGAAAGTATAGATGTGGATTATGCCGAAAAACATGGGATCAAACTTTTTTCGGCTCCTGAAGGCAATGCCAATGCGGTAGGAGAACATTCCCTCGGCATGCTGCTTTCCCTTTTTAATAAATTGAATAAAGCCGATAGAGAGGTACGAGAAGGCCTTTGGCAGCGCGAGGAAAACCGGGGTGTGGAACTCGACGGCAAAACTGTGGGATTATTCGGTTATGGAAATATGGGAAAAGCTTTTGCCAAAAAACTACGTGGTTTTGAGGTGGATGTGATCTTTTACGATATTAAAAAGGGAATTGCCGATGAAAATGCCCGGCAGGTAGAATACGATGAGTTCTTTGAAAAAGCCGATGTGGTAAGCCTGCACGTGCCTTGGACAGAAAAGACAAACCAGATGGTGAACAGCGAATTTATTTCGAAGTTCAGGAAACCTTTCTGGTTCATTAATACTTCAAGAGGGAAAAACGTTGTTACCGCCGACCTGGTGGAAGCTTTGAAAGAAGGTAAGATTTATGGCGCGGGTCTCGATGTGCTGGAATATGAAAAATCTTCTTTTGAAAGTCTGTTTTCAAATCCTAATAATATAGCCATTCGTGCTGCAGATCCTATTCCGAAAGCAATGCGTGAACTCATGTTTATGCCCAATACTTTATTGAGTCCGCATGTTGCCGGCTGGACAAAAGAATCTCACCGAAAGCTCGCCGAGGTGATCGCCGATAAGATCATTAAAGAGTTTGGAGAGGGCGATTATAAAGAAGAGCAATTATAA